From a region of the Sphaerodactylus townsendi isolate TG3544 linkage group LG09, MPM_Stown_v2.3, whole genome shotgun sequence genome:
- the SBSPON gene encoding somatomedin-B and thrombospondin type-1 domain-containing protein, which produces MGTSRAGLAAVALVALWAGAGAGPGCAEEGRCCPGRDPTCVAAGWRLNGAYGTCFCDEACMRTGDCCHDYAQACPAVPCITGEWTHWSGCAEQCKPNFRMRTRVVQQEPKNGGDPCPPLEEKAGCLEYTSSQGQDCADEHVPAFITTSEYGKEREKRSMHPRWFSETDDSRSYCVEFKTETLSPHCSMESRPYARWMQYLREGYTVCVTCQPPAMHNGSHRCSGDGGDTDGNKVYQWQAVGNPLCHGTWKKVQQVEECSCPVVHSFIFT; this is translated from the exons ATGGGCACCAGCAGGGCCGGGCTGGCAGCGGTGGCGCTGGTGGCGCTCTGGGCCGGCGCCGGGGCCGGGCCGGGCTGCGCGGAGGAAGGGCGCTGCTGTCCGGGCCGGGACCCGACGTGCGTCGCTGCGGGCTGGCGCCTGAACGGAGCCTACGGGACTTGCTTTTGCGACGAGGCGTGCATGCGGACGGGCGACTGCTGCCACGACTACGCCCAGGCGTGCCCAG CTGTGCCATGCATTACTGGGGAATGGACTCATTGGAGTGGCTGTGCGGAACAGTGCAAGCCTAACTTCCGAATGCGAACACGTGTTGTACAGCAGGAACCAAAAAATGGTGGTGACCCTTGTCCGCCATTAGAAGAGAAGGCTGGCTGTCTGGAATATACTAGTTCTCAAGGGCAAGATTGTGCAGATGAACATG TTCCTGCTTTCATAACTACTTCTGAATATGgtaaagagagggaaaaaagatcCATGCACCCAAGGTGGTTCTCAGAAACGGATGATTCCAG GAGCTACTGTGTGGAGTTTAAAACAGAAACATTGTCTCCTCATTGCTCTATGGAAAGCCGCCCATATGCCAGATGGATGCAGTATCTGCGAGAAGGATATACTGTGTGTGTAacatgccagcctccagctatgcataatggcagccatagatgttCTGGAGATGGTGGTGATACAGATGG GAATAAAGTTTACCAGTGGCAAGCAGTTGGCAATCCTTTATGCCATGGAACATGGAAAAAAGTTCAGCAAGTAGAAGAATGTTCATGTCCTGTTGTACAtagttttatttttacatga